Within the Sphingobium baderi genome, the region CAGGAGGTCCGCCATGAATGATCAGGTTCCAGCGACCACGTCCAAGGCCAATCCGATCAGCCCAATTCTCGATCATCCGGTTGATTGGCTTCGCACGGAGATTGACCGCCTCTTCGAAGATTTTGGCCGCCCCGCCGCCAGTCTGTTCGGTGTCGGCAATCGATCTTCAATCGCGCCAGTTCCGGCTGTTGAACTTGTCGATGAGGACAAGGCCTATCGCCTCACCGCCGAGCTCCCTGGCCTGTCCGATGATGATATCGATATCAGCGTCGCTGACGGTCTCCTGACGATAGCCGGCGAAAAGAAGGAGGAGACCGAACGCAAGGACAAGGGCTATGTATTCAGCGAACGGCGATATGGCTCCTTCCGGCGCCAGGTATCCTTGCCCAGCGACGTTGACCCGAACGCGATCACCGCTGCATTCAAGGATGGTGTCCTCACCGTCACACTGACCAAGGATGAAAATGCGCCAGCGCGGAGTCGGAAGATCGAAATCGGGCAGGCATAGCAGTTTGCCGGAGGCTTCGACGGGACCTCGGCACCACGCAGACCCGCAAGCCGACGTCATAACCCTTCTCGAGGGACGAGCCTTCGGCTCTGGAGAGCCCATGCGTCGGATCGACACGCATGCGGCGCGTCTATTCCTCGTCGGCGATCGCGCATGGAAGCTCAAGCGTGCCGTCCAGTTCGACTATCTGGATTTTTCAACCGCCGATAGACGCCGCGCCGCCCTGGAAGCGGAGCTACGGCTTAATCGCAGGACCGCGCCGGAACTCTACCTGGCGGTTCGCCCGGTATCCAAGAATTCGGCGGGCTGCCTGAACCTCGATGGCGACGGAGAACCTGTCGATTGGCTTCTGGAGATGCGCCGCTTTCCCGATGACGCCTTGCTCGATCATGTGGCAACCCAAGGTGGCCTGACCGATGTGCTGATCACGCAGCTCGCAGACCGGATCAAGGCATTTCATGATGGCGCCGAGACGTGCCTGTCCGGATCGGGGCGCAGCCGTTTGGAAGCCGTCATTGCCGGGAATGATCGAAGCATGGCTCGATTCCCCGACATTCTTCCCGCTCGGCT harbors:
- a CDS encoding Hsp20/alpha crystallin family protein, with translation MNDQVPATTSKANPISPILDHPVDWLRTEIDRLFEDFGRPAASLFGVGNRSSIAPVPAVELVDEDKAYRLTAELPGLSDDDIDISVADGLLTIAGEKKEETERKDKGYVFSERRYGSFRRQVSLPSDVDPNAITAAFKDGVLTVTLTKDENAPARSRKIEIGQA